CTGTGCCAAATATTGGCTGTGCCTTTTctacaaaagaaatacaaacaccaccaactaaacaaacaaatagaaagtaGTGATTCAATCAAAATTTGGTTTTAAACATTGATTGTAGAAATTTGATATTGACGGTTGTCTGTTTTAATCAGATGTAACATATAATATTGGaatttaaatataagtaaataaggGCAACATCATAACTTATAAACTACTAATGATTCCTGTGGCATAATCAATGCCTAAATAGTACCATGAAGACCTTAAATTCCATTTAAACTGTCCTGTCTGATATCCCAGATCTCTATCGATAACTTTCTTACTCTTCTCTATTATGACCACTAGCTACTTTACTATGGGATATTCTTATTTCTggggtttattatttatttttgtgtaccTTCGCTAGAATATAAACTGTGAGAACTGAGtgtctattttattcatttacatattaatgacTTTAAAAACTGCCTGACACCTAATAGaacacaataaaaatgttaagtaaatgaaacaaaatacatcaACATTTGTTACCATTTTTATTGTTGGCAAATGAAGTCATCTGGTTTtactttggtcttcctgtgcTTTGGGGAAGTAGTTTGTTCAATCTCCACTTAGCCCTAGTGAGCTGTCTGCTTGCACTTTAAGTGATATATTGCCAATGcgttctttgtttttctcattgacTGACTTTTTTCTGCTTCTCAGAAATCAACACTATttattgtacatgtatgtggagcTGTCCTTGCCTTTAGTATGGGCTCATTTTACATGTTTGTTCAGACCATCCTTTCCTACCAAATGCAGCCCAAAATTCACAGCAAACAAGTCTTCTGGGTCCGACTGCTATTGGTTATCTGGTGTGGAGTAAGTGCACTTAGCAGTATCCTTTGTTGTAATGTGTGGTTTACTATTGAAAGAGAATAGAATAACAAAAAAGTGAGTGCAGTTTGGTACAATGTAAgaaccatttttttattttaatttttatattgttatacgcacactcacatacatatgtattttatcTACACTTATGTAAGTGCACCATGTGCATTCCTGGTGGCCACTGCTAtcagaagagaatatcagataCCACGGAATTAATCTGCAAGAGtaacatgtgctcttaactgctgaggcattgTTCCATCTCCCTCAGTCTCTTTAAAGTCACCCTTAATTAAAGGACATTGTTCATTGGTACATGAAATTCAGACTGAAATTAAGTAACTAAGCTAGGAAGAAACATAATGTTTGACATAGTCATACttcaaagaaagcaagaaagaataaTTATGCTCACTACAGAAAATTACTCAGTGGAAATTTATGGTAGAGCTGCTAGTTTTTGAGTAAAGAGAAAAGGATATGATATAAACCATTCCTGGTTACTCTGGATAGATCTTTAGTTTTAGGGCTGCCCATgacattaattctttaaaaaaaaaaataagattggaTCATAGTAATAAAAGCTAGCCTTTAAAGTTAGCCTTTAAaatgatttgttgttgttattataatGTACAAGTTTAAACTTTCAGATCTCTAAGAGTCTTCCTTGACTTACTTTTTTTATAGTGATGACTTGCTCATCAATTTTGTACAGTAGTGATTTTGGTCCTGATATAGTACAGAAACTACACTGGAACCCAGAAGACAAAGTAAGAGCTTGAGgtctataaaatattataagcttgtgtgtgtgtgtgtgtgtgtgtgtgtgtgtctgtgtgtctgtgtgtgtgtctgtgtctgtgtgtgtgcttgtgtatgtgtaattactttaaagatttattttcattttaaatttattatcactACATGTGTCTGTATCATGTATACATGGAAGCCTGccaaggccagaagagtgcattgaatCCCTTGGAGCTATATTAATAGGTGGAAACAAACTGCCCAACATGGaaactgggaactaaacctggttcctttggaaaagcagcaaacactcttaactattgaaccatctctccatacCCTACATAGTTAATGTTGTAAGTTAGTACACAAACTCTAAAAATAGCCATAGGGAGAATATCTTGTATACCGTATGGATGTGTtgtctgtcaattaaaaagcctatgacTTGTGGCATAGATaggaaatagaggtgggacaTCAGGGAAGAGAAAGGATTGTTGGGTAGAGCCAGGCACAGGAAATAGGCCTAGGATGATACGAGGAGACAGACAAATGgaacctgagcacaggtaaccagccacgtggcagaatgtaggttgaAATAAACAGGTTGTCTTTAGTTATGATCAAGTCAAAGTAGaccctagctatatggccaaggcatttgtaaatatattttgagtccaAGTCTTATTCTTTGAGCAATGGACTAGGAGAAAGAACCAGGGTTCAACTTCAACAAATAGCCTTTATAAAAGTTTATTAAGAGTATTCTTGAGCTTTCTAGAGGCATTTCATGAATTTTattaagatgcatggtgtgtgtgtgtgtgttagtgggtGGGAGTACTTTTTTTCATTTCACTCAGTGACCCAACTGGCCTTAAATTTGTGATCTTCCTTCAGCCTCCTAAGGATGACAGATGTTTTTTTATGAATTTTGTGGCTGGAGGGGGGTGGGTTGTAACTCCTTGGTTGTAGAATGTAGGTTTTGTCTTCGTTATTTAGTGGAAATTATATTTGTTGTAAGTGAAACAAAAACATCTACTGTAGGTCAGGAAGGACTCCTAGTAGCTACTGCAATTTTCAAGACATGTTCAAAAATCAAGGAATGATCTTCAGAAGGAAGATTGGTCTATAAGAATTTGATGTTGCTTAATTTAAGTACTAACATAGATTATTTGAATAGGATGTAACAAAGtggcctttgttttttttctttaactccaGGGTTATGTGCTTCACATGGTCACTACTGCAGCAGAATGGTCTATGTCATTTTCCTTCTTTGGATTTTTCCTGACTTATATTCGTGATTTTCAGGtaataaatagttttaattcTGTTCAATAGAACTTCATTCATGTAGAATAACAGAATATTTCATTGACagattttctgtctgtttttgaaaattagcattttaaaatctgGCACCAAAGAAAGGGATATAAGAAGAGTAACTTCTGGTGACATTGTACCTGGATTTGAGGGAGTTGTGTGTTACAAGTAAACTTCAGCCTTGATAATGGAGTTGCAGAGCACATCTGAAGAGATTCTGTAATCTGTGTTTATTCACCTAGACCCAGCCCTAACACATGGCTttacttgggaaaaaaaaaaaaacctacaaaagaaaaataggaaactTAATGAGGCATGGTTTTTTCATTTCACTGGATGCTCAGGATGTCACTGTGACAGTGACTTCCTGTTCCTCATTAGATCAATTTGTTTCTCTGACTACATAAGGGATCTTGTGCAGCATAATGAAGAGCTAGTCTCTCATAAGGACAAAACTTCtctatataattttcttttctgttccagaaAATTACTTTACGGGTGGAAGCCAATTTACATGGATTAACCCTCTATGACACTGTTCCTTGCCCTGTTACCAATGAAAGAACACCACTGCTTTCCAGAGACTTTCAATGAATGGATAAAAATCTTCTGTGATGATTGTGATTCTCAGGGACTGAGAAAAGATGCACAATAGTTGCTTGTTATACTGTGAAAATTTGAACCAATCAAGGCTGACAGTAACATTAATAAAAGATAATATCAGGAGAAATGTAATAAGCCATCTGATAAGTTTTCTTAAAGAATGATGTTAAGACTATCTAAAAACATTATGTCTAGACTTTTTTATAatccagaaaataaaaccaaaggatAATACTATTATAGTGTTTCCTACTTTATCAAAGAAAGACTGAAGTATATCGAGTAGTCTCTATACTTGGCCTTAAAcatgttatattattttaaaagcaccTTTTTGTTAGGAGTACTTTTATGAGAGAAATTTTCTATGACCCAGTAATCAACATTGATCAGCAAATCATTTAGAATCAGGGCTTAAAACTgaagttttactatattaatacatTTCTTGTAATACTTAaaaatgtgttgttgttgtttttgtttttgttgttgttgttgttgttctggaaGGAGCGTGCCTGAACTCATCTGAGTTCTTTCATGGCTTAAATTTTGCCTCACTGCAcccccacaaacaaacacaaaataatggaTATTTATTTGATTCTGGCCACATGATTATTAACAGATCTATCATATATGCTTATAATAATTTCATCAAATCTGGTCTCTGAGATTAGAA
Above is a genomic segment from Arvicanthis niloticus isolate mArvNil1 chromosome 4, mArvNil1.pat.X, whole genome shotgun sequence containing:
- the Dram2 gene encoding DNA damage-regulated autophagy modulator protein 2 isoform X1; amino-acid sequence: MWWFQQGLSFLPSVLVIWTFATFIFSYITAITLHHVDPALPYISDTGTIPPERCLFGVMLNIAAVLGIATIYVRYKQVHALNPEENLIIKLNKAGLVLGILSCLGLSLVANFQKSTLFIVHVCGAVLAFSMGSFYMFVQTILSYQMQPKIHSKQVFWVRLLLVIWCGVSALSMMTCSSILYSSDFGPDIVQKLHWNPEDKGYVLHMVTTAAEWSMSFSFFGFFLTYIRDFQKITLRVEANLHGLTLYDTVPCPVTNERTPLLSRDFQ
- the Dram2 gene encoding DNA damage-regulated autophagy modulator protein 2 isoform X2 — encoded protein: MLNIAAVLGIATIYVRYKQVHALNPEENLIIKLNKAGLVLGILSCLGLSLVANFQKSTLFIVHVCGAVLAFSMGSFYMFVQTILSYQMQPKIHSKQVFWVRLLLVIWCGVSALSMMTCSSILYSSDFGPDIVQKLHWNPEDKGYVLHMVTTAAEWSMSFSFFGFFLTYIRDFQKITLRVEANLHGLTLYDTVPCPVTNERTPLLSRDFQ